CCACTTTGCCAAAGATTGCTCTCGTTACCGGAGCCCGGGGAGGCATTGGTCAAGCTGTGGTACAGGGCTTGGTGGCACGCGGCTACGTGGTATACGGCGGTGGCCGGAACCTGGAACAGACCGCTGCAGCGATCCAGCCGCTCGGGGCTCGCGCCATCGAGCTCGATCCCACCAATCTCGAGTCCACCGCTGCTGCGATCGAGACGATTGCCACCGAGCATGGCACGCTGCATGCGGCGGCACATTGCGTCGGCTCTTTGCTGCTAAAGCCAGCGCATCTGACGTCGGCTGCTGAGTGGGACAGCGTGCTGCTGACCAACCTCACCTCGGCATTCTACTTGCTGCGAAGCGTGGTCCCGAAAATGACCGCAGGTGGCAGCGTGGTGCTGGTGAGCAGCGTCGCAGCCCAAACTGGACTAGCTAATCACGAAGCGATTGCTGCTGCCAAGGCCGGAATTTCAGGCCTCGCGCGTAGCGCTGCGGCCAGTTACGCGCAGCGTGGCATACGGGTCAACGCAGTTGCACCCGGACTCACACAAACACCTCTCACGACCAAACTCACCGCGAGCGAACCGGCCCTCAAAGCCTCGATTGCGATGCACCCGCTCGGTCGACTCGGTCAAGCGGACGATATCGCCTCCGCCATCTGCTACCTCCTCTCGAGCGACGCCGCCTGGGTGACCGGACAAGTGCTGGGAGTCGATGGCGGCCTCGGAACCGTTCGTCCACGAGGCTAGTACCGATAGCCCCATGGTGGGGCGCTCTGACCGCCTTCACTAAATAATCTCCTTGTTTTTCCGATGTCCAGGAACGCTTTTCTGGGCACTTTTTGCGCGAAGATCCTTGGAGAACTCCGGCCAGCGATTTCGGTTAGAATTTGGTGACCTCTCCGAGCCCGACAAGCCGCCCGTTTTCTTCGAGGGAATTTCGATGACTATCTCCGAGAAGAGTAAAAGCCCGCGCACCCCTAGTGATCGTCGCGACGAGAGTTGCCCACTCCCTGCTCGAGCCACTCCCCTCCCCTCTTCCAGTCCTGCACCTGCCTGGATGTTTTGGATGCTGCGTGCTGCTGGCATCTACAACCTCGTGTGGGGCACACTGGTCATTCTGTTTCCAAACCAGTGGTTTACCCTCGCCGGGATGGAAGTTCCCAACTATCCCCAGCTGTGGCAATGCATCGGCATGATCGTAGGGGTCTATGGCATCGGCTACTGGGTTGCTGCCAGCGACCCCGCGCGACACTGGCCGATTGTGCTTGTCGGATTCCTGGGCAAGGTGCTCGGCCCGATTGGATTTCTGCAAGGAGCGATCGCTGGCACATGGCCGTGGATTGCAGGAACTGTCAATATTACGAACGATCTGATTTGGCTTCCTGGTTTTGCCATCGCCCTCTACTACGCTGCAAAAATCAATAGCGGCGAAAAGTATGCCTCCCCTGCGTATAGCTGGGACGAAGCGCTGCACGACGTTCGTTTTGCCAGTGGCAAAACCCTCGAGGAACTGTCGGCCAAGCAAGACCTGCTGCTGCTCTTTGTGCGACACGCCGGATGCACCTTTTGCCGCGAAATGCTGGCCGATTTAGGTCAGCAGCGTCAAGCGATCGAAGATCGCGGCGTAGGAACGGCGGTGGTGCATGTGAGTACCGAAAAAAGTATCGCCGCGATGCTCGCTCGCTACGGCCTCGCGCATACCGATCAACTCAGCGACCCCGATCGGCGAATGTTTCGCACCTTCGAGCTGAAGCGTGGTGCCTTTTGGCAGCTCCTCGGTCCACGCATTTGGTGGCGAGGATTCAAGGCCGCGATTCTTTCGGGACATGGTTTCGGCACGATGGAGGGAGACGGTTTTCAGATGCCGGGGGTCTTCCTGATTCGCGACGGTCGGATCATCGCCAGCTTCCGCCACGAACTCGCTTCCGATCGTCCAGACTACATGAAAATCGTCCTTTCGGCGCAGCGAATGTAGGAAGAGCGCAACACCAGCTTCGCATTCCAGCTGGCAAGAAACGAAACAAGCGACGATCGCAACAGGTTCTGCTGCAGATCGTCGCTCGCTAGGTTGGATAGTTCGTTTTCGAGCGTATTCTCAGGGAAATACGTCGACGATTACTTCTTTTTCTTGGCAATCGCACGCTGCACAGCTTCGCCCATGGTGGCGGGGCTGTCGGCAACTTCGATACCAGCATCTTCAAGAGCCGCCACCTTCTCGGCAGCTGTTCCCTTGCCACCCGAGATGATCGCGCCGGCGTGACCCATGCGACGACCAGGAGGAGCGGTGCGGCCAGCGATAAACGCAGCGACTGGCTTGGTGACGTGAGCCTTCACGTAAGCAGCAGCTTCTTCTTCGGCGGTGCCACCGATTTCGCCAATCATCAGGATCGCTTCGGTCTGTGGATCAGCTTCGTAGAGCTTGAACAGATCGATGTAGTTGGTGCCGACGATCGGATCGCCACCGAGGCCAACGCAGGTCGACTGCCCAAGTCCGAGGCCGGTGGTTTGCCACACAGCTTCGTAGGTGAGCGTTCCGCTGCGGCTCATGATGCCGACGTTACCTGGCTTGTGAATGTAACCTGGCATGATGCCGATTTTGCATTCGCCGGGAGTGATGAGTCCGGGGCAGTTGGGGCCGATCAGTACGCTCTTCGAGGCACGGACCAGTTCGTACACGCGCACCATGTCGATTACCGGCACACCTTCGGTGATGGCGGCGATCACTTCGATTCCAGCGTCGAGCGCTTCGAGAATCGCGTCGGCTGTGTAGGCAGCAGGGACGAAGATCATCGTCGCGTTGGCGCCAGTCTTATCGACCGCTTCTTTCACGGTGTCGAACACCGGGAGGCCTTCGACCGTTTCGCCCGATTTACCGGGAGTCACGCCGCCGACCATGTTCGTGCCGTACTCTTTGCAGCCTTTGGTATGAAACGCTCCCGCTTTGCCAGTGATACCTTGGCAAATGACGCGAGTGTTTTTGTTGATCAGAATGCTCATGGGAAATTCTTATATGCGGATGGATGATTTCAATTTGCAGAGGGAAGACGCAGGATCAGCGACCGGGAACTAAGCGTTTTTTGCCGCTTCGACAATCTTGATCGCCGCATCGGTCAGGCCGTCGGCAGCAATCAGCTTCACGCCGCTTTCACGCAAGATCTTCTTGCCTTCTTCGACTTCCGTACCTTCCAGTCGCACGACCAGCGGGACGTTAAAACCAACTGCTTTGCTGGCGGCAACAATGGCGCTGGCGATCGTGGTGCAGCGGGCAATACCGCCGAAAATGTTCACCAGAATCCCCTTCACGTTCTTATCCGAAAGGATAATGCGGAAGGCTTCGGTCACCTGAGCTTCGTTCGCTCCACCACCGACGTCGAGGAAGTTGGCTGGCTCGCCACCATGAAGTTTGATGATGTCCATCGTCGACATCGCCAGACCGGCGCCATTGACAAGGCAGCCGATGTTGCCGTCGAGTTTGACGTACGACAAACCGGTGTTCGAGGCACGGACTTCAGCAGGATCTTCTTCGGTGAGATCGCGCAGTTCGGCCAGGTCCTTGTGGCGGAACATGGCGTTGTCGTCGAAGGCCACCTTAGCGTCGAGCGCGACGAGGTCGCCAGCTTCGGTGATGACCAGCGGATTGATTTCGACCATCGCGCAGTCGAGCTGAACCCACAACTTGCAGAGGGCTCGCATGAACTTGTCAGCACTGGCGACCGAAGCTCCCTTGATGCCGAGCAGCACGCACAGCTTGCGCACCTGATAAGGAAGCAGGCCGACGTGGGGATCAAAATGTTCTTTGAAAATCTTTTCGGGGGTGTCGTGAGCCACCGTTTCGATCTCGACGCCACCTTCGGTCGAAACCATCAGCACCGGCTTAGCGGCAGCTCGGTCGAGGACGATACCGAGGTACAATTCGCGAGCGATTTTGCAACCTTCTTCGACGAAAACCTGATTGACAACCTTCCCTTCTTCGCCGGTTTGGATCGTCACCAGCGTCTTGCCAATCAGATTGCGGGCCACCGTGGCAGCTTCTTCGGCCGACTTCACGAGTTGCACACCGCGCTGTGCAGAATTTTCTTTCGTCGTTCCCTTACCGCGACCACCGGCGTGAATTTGTGCTTTCACCACGGCGATCGGTCCGCCAAGTTCCGTGAACGCTGCAGCCGCTTCTTCGGGCGTGCGGGCGACTTTGCCTCGCAGCACGGCGACGCCAGCTTTACGAAACAGTTCTTTACCTTGGTATTCGTGAATCTTCATGGCATCTTTCCGTCAGACGTCGGGCTCGAAGTAAGTCGGGGATTATAGGTCGCGTGAAAAATGATGGTCAAGGATAGGGACTTGGGCTGCGGAGCTTTCGCAGGTTCCTACCAGTGCATCACCCAGCCGCCGTCGACGTTCATCGTTTGGCCCGTGATGTTCGCCGCGCGTGCCGACGCCAAGAAAACAGCCAGACTCGCCACATCGTCGGGGGTTTGCCAGCGTTTCAGAGGAATGACGTTCTTAACCTTTTCGCCAGCCCAGTCTTCGTAGGAACGTTTTTTGTCGTCGGGCTGAAGATCGTTCCACGATTGCCAAACGCTCCGGTTGAGTGGCGTTTGCACCATGCCGGGACAGATGGTGTTGACGCGAACTCCTAGCGGCGCGAAATCTTTCGCAGCGATTTGCGCGAAGCTGATGAGCGCCGCTTTGGCCGTGGAATAAGGCGGATCCGTAGGGGAACCGATTTGGCCGGCGACGCTGGAGATGAACAGCATCGTGCCGCGCTTTTGCTCGGCCAGCAGCGGCGCGCAAGCATGGGCGGTATTCACCGCTCCCATCAGGTTCACCTCGAACACCCGCGGCCAGTCGGCTGGATCGAGATTCCAAAACGGAAATCCAAACTTTCCCGAGCCCATGCCGGCGGCGTAGACCACATGCTCGATCGCGCCGAGTTGACTTGCCACCTCGGCGATCGCTTGCTTCACTGTGCTGAATTGTGTGGCATCGACCTCGATGCCGGTGGTCATCACCCCATGCTCGGCAGCGAGCCGACTCGCTTCACTGGCTCCTTGCGGAGATCGGTCAAGAATCGCAACCTTGGCCCCCTCTTTGGCCAGTGATGTGGCTATCGCCAGGCCAATTCCACTCGCCCCACCGACCACCACTGCCACTTGATCTTTCAGTTCCAAATTCATCGCCGCTGGTGTACTCCGTCAAAGTTGCCACGATTTAAGTCCGACTACCCGTAACGCTTAAACGCTTCGGCTGCACCTAAACGCTCGGCGCGGATCTTTCCGTCAGCCAGCTTTTCCCCCTTGGGATCGACATACACGCGTCCCGTCCGATTCTTGCTGGCGGGATCGATGTTGAGGACGTGAATATTGAAAATGAACGCGGTTTTGCTGGTCGCCTGAAACCAGTGAACGTTATCTTTCTGATCGGAAACGGTCGACGATTCCCCCGCCTGGAAAGGACGATCGACGGTCGGCTTGATGATCATGTAGTCGCCGTCATCTTCAATGCGGTCATACGATCGGCCTTGAAAATCTCCTTGCAGGATCAAGAAGGCGGTCGCCATGTTGTTGTGACCATGCGGGACGACGGAGCGATCTTTTTCAAGCGCGAAGACTTGATAGCCGAACACAAGTTCGGTCGGCAGTCCTTCGACGGCGGGCATCCGTGGACGGAGACTGAGTTCCCCTTGGTCGCGAAACTTCAGCCCAGCGGTGAGCTTCTCGAAATCGATGAGTTTCAGCACATCCTGGAGCTCGACTTTTTGGCAGAGCGCCTCGATCTGTTTTTGCCAATCGGTTTGCGTGAGCTTTTGCCCTTTCAGGTCCTTACTCAGGTCGTTCATGCCGGTGAGCCACGCAGCGGCACTGGATTTCATCTCGGCGCCAAAAGCATCGGTCATGCTGAGGCAATCGAGGAGCGACCACGTGAGCAAACCACCGAGCGCTGATTCGCCAAAGTCGCGCCGTGAAAATGCGTGCATAAGAAAGGACCCTCGCGAAGAAGGAAGAGGCGGGCGATCGAGGAAGATGAACACCCGAAGTGTAAAGCTCGCGATGTCGCTGACGCAAACAACTTCTGCGAATTCTAGTGGCAGAATTTTTCATCCTCTCGACCCGCTGAGTCATTCTGGCTTCACGACGGATCGTCGCTATCGAGATCTTCGCGCGAAACTTCGACTCCCAGCTCTTGCGCCCGAGCAAAATCGGCTTCGGCGAGGCTATTTTGCCCAAGAAGTTCGTAGCACAAGCCGCGGTGCGCGAGCGCCTCGCCATCGTGGGGGGAACGGTCGATCACTTTTGAAAACGACTTCACAGCCGCTGCGGCATCGCCGAGATCGACTTCCGCCATGGCGCGGAAAAACCAGAGTTCATCGTTATCGATTTTGGCAGCTTGCGCCTTCTTAATATCCGCGAGACCCGCGGTTACTTCACCTCCGATCGCAACCCGGCAAATGCCGCGACAGCCGATCGCTTCGGGATCGCTGGGGAGAAGCTGGAGAGCATGCTCGGCATCTTCGAGAGCCAGATCGTAGAGCCCTTGTTCGCAGCGTGCACGCGACCTGTAGACGTAGGTCTCTTGGTCGTTGGGATCGAGCGCCAAAGCATGGGTGAGATCGGCTTCGGCGACATCCCACTCAGCAGCTTCCATCCACTCCACTGCGCGCGTGAAGTACTGATCGGCGGTACGAAGTTTGGGCAAACTGGCGATCGCCTCTGCGCGCTCGTCGTCCGAGAGTTCATGCTGCTCGTGATGCGGATGCTGCGAATGGACGGGCATGGGATGCTGGTCGTCGCGCGACGAAGTGCTGATATTCACTCGCGCAGTGCTCGCCCCCGCTTCAAACCACTGGGCGGGATCGAGTGAGTAAACGAGGGTGAGACACTTGTACCAATCGGGATGTCGCGCACGCATGGCGAGCGGCTGTTCATAGAAAAGTTCGGTAGAGACGGCAAAAAACTCGGCTCGGTTGGTCGCTCCATAAGCATCGATAAGCGTTTCGATCCCTTGGCGAACGTGGTCTTGATGGGCCGAGAATTCGCGCGCGAAAGCCTCTTCGTAGAAGCGTGCATCGGTGACTGAATTGAGTGGCGGAACACCATCGACCGCTCCGTCGAGTCCATCGATGTGGTGCGCCAGTTCGTGGAGCACCAGGTTTTCGCCATCGCGCGCATGCTTGCCCCCAGCTAGTACCGCGGGCCAGCTGAGCACGATGCTGCCGTGTGGATGCGCTTCGCCGAGAATGGTGGCGGTTTCGTCGATCATCCCCCCTTCGCGATTTTGAATGGGACGGCGATAGGCGAACGGATAGAGCAGAAAACTAGGGACCCGCTCGAAGTAGTACCCTTCGGTCCCCAGCAGCAGCAGCGAGGCGATGGCCGAGACGGTGAGCTTCATGGCATCGGTCACTTCGAGACCACGACAGCCGACCCATTCGCGCTCAGCAGCAATGATGCGCGCACATTCGATCAGTCGCACTCGCTGCGGTGGAGTCAAGAGTGAGTAGACCTCGATGTTGGCCTCGACCGACTTCAGCAGCTCACTCGCGAGTGGCGAGCTGAGCAATTTCGCACGGCGTGAACGCTTGAACCAGTTCCCGAGCATCGATCGATCCCTCGAAGCAAAAACTTCCATCAATTTTGAGCAAATGTCTCCCTGATGCTCGTGGATCGGCCGGTTCTGTACAAGGCGACAAGCCCCGCAAACTGGCGAGCGAAGTGCAACTTTCCTGCGGTCCGACGGGAGACGTTACGAATGGTTACCTACTTGACGCCAAAACGTGGCGGGAGATATTCGACAAGAGAAGACGCTAGGATTAGCCTGCACCGACCGCCTCACGGCGAGTTCGCGATCGCCGCATTTCTAGCGTAAGTCGATACATGGCTATCGCTTGCTGATTTACAATCCAATCTCTCCCACTCGGCCGTGACCTAACGTGTCGAGACCATCGGGTACGTTTTCATCTGTAGGAGCATGTATGGGTCGCGCGAAGATCACTATCGTTGGTGCCGGAAATGTGGGAGCAACTTGCGCTCACTGGTGTGCAGCTGCGGAACTCGGCGACATCGTGCTCGTCGACATTCCGATGACCGAGAACATGCCGAAGGGAAAAGCGCTCGACCTGATGCAGTCGTCGCCGATCGTGGGCTTCGACTCGAACGTCATTGGTACGACCGAATATGGTCCCACCGCTGGCAGCGACGTGGTCGTGATCACCGCTGGTATTGCTCGCAAGCCCGGCATGAGCCGCGATGACCTTCTAAGCACCAACGCCAAGATCGTTTCGAGCGTGGCTGAGAACATCAAAGCCACCAGCCCCAACGCTGTGGTGATCGTGGTGAGCAACCCGCTCGACGCGATGGTGCAGCAGGTGTTCAAGGTGCTCGGCTTCCCCGCCAAGCGCGTCTGCGGTCAAGCAGGTGTGCTCGACACGGCTCGCTATCGCACGTTCCTGGCGATGGAACTTGGCGTGAGCGTGGAAGATGTTTCGGCGCTGCTGATGGGTGGCCACGGCGACACCATGGTGCCGATGCCGAGTTGCACCAGCGTAGGCGGCATTCCGATTCGCCGCCTGCTGTCGGAAGAGAAGCTGTCGGCGATTGTCGATCGCGCTCGCAACGGTGGTGCTGAAATCGTTTCGCTGCTGAAGACCGGCAGTGCCTACTACGCTCCTGCTGCCGCTACGGCCCAAATGGTCGAAGCGATTGTGAAGGATAAGAAGCGACTGATTCCATGTGCCGCGTACTGCGACAAGGAATACGGCGTGGGTGGCTACTATGTCGGTGTGCCTGTGATCCTCGGCGCTGGCGGTGTCGAGAAGATTGTCGAGCTCGATCTCGACAGCGAAGAGAAGGCTGCGTTCCTGAAGAGCGTCGATGCGGTTAAATCGCTCGTCGCCACCACCACGCAGCTGATGGGTGGCTAGTTCAACTCGCGTCACCAAAGGCGCGACGAACTTTTTATCACTTTTTTGCGGCATCGTTTTTTCCTACGAGCCGCAGATGTCTAGCACAGCAGCTGTTGCCAGCCGACTGGCAATTTGATCACCCTGCTAGCGTTGTGGAACCCGAGAAATTTATCGCGAACCAACGTGGAATTTCTTTCGTGGTGAGAGTGTGTTTGGCGTAACCAGTCGACACATTTTTGCACAGACAGGTAGTGGTAGCAGTGTCGAGCTCCAAGGTAGCGGCATCTGCGATTGACATTCGCGTAGCGCTTGCCTAAAAACTCGACCTGTCGCGATGGCCTCGATGAAATCATCCCTGTCGCGATGCTTGCACCCGATTCGCTGCTAGCGAGTCGGCGTCAAGCTTGGCAGGTGATGGACCCCCAATTTTGGACCACCTCTTGGCCAGTATTTTTAGCCTAGCGATGCGATCGCAAGTTGGCGTGCTTCCTGGTGAAGCGCTGCAGACTTGCGCTGGTGTGCGAGTAGCTGATTGCTTAAGTCGATCGCTTCTGGCGATTGCGTTACCGGCGGGATTGCCGGCTCACGGCCGAGCACGATGCTCATCAGCCGTCCTTCCTTGGTCTCGCGAATGTCTACTGATGATTTCGCGCGACTCCCTCAGGTAATCCCTTCCGACGGAACTGTATGAATCGCCTTTCAATCGACGCTAATACCCCCGCCTCGAGCCCTGCTGCAACCGCCCAAGTGAGCCAACCGCTTGCTCGCATTGCCGAGCGACGTGCGACACCTCACAGCCTGCTGACACCGATGCACTACGAGCCAGGCTATGCCTACCCGCTCGTGATTTGGCTCCATAGCGATGGTGGCGACGAGCACGAAGTCGAAACCGTGATGCCGCTGGTGAGCGAGCGCAATTATGTCGCCGTTGGTCTGCGTGGCACGGATTCGCGCGGTAAGCATCGTGGCTACAAGTGGACCCAAGATTTTCTGAGCATCCATCACGCACAACAGCGGATGTTTGATGCCGTCGAACAAGCCACCGAGCGCTACAACATCAATCAAGAGCGCGTGTTCATCGCTGGCTACGGCTGCGGTGGTACGATGGCGCTCCGTTTGGCACTTCAGTTTCCTAATCTGTTTGCTGGTGCCGTCTCGCTAGGCGGTTCGTTTCCTCGTGGCACAGCTCCACTGGCGAACCTCGAGCAGGCTCGCAAGCTGCCGATGATGATCGCACATGCGCGTGACTCGCGCACCTACACGGTCGATCATCTGTGTGACGAACTCCGACTGTTTCACGCCGCTGGTTTGGCGATGTCACTTCGTCAGTATCCTTGTGGCGATGAGTTGACGACTCAAATGCTCCATGACTTTGATGTCTGGATGATGGAGCAAGTTACCGGAATGTCGTCGACAAGCGACAATTCGATGTGCGAAATGCCTGGCGATCACAACTAGATCGCTGCGAGCAGTTCGCAATTTCTCGCTTTCATGAATGCTCACCACGTTGGGTGAGCAGCTCAGCGTATCAAGTGTTCATCGAGCGCTGCTAGCATTCTCGCGCCAGCATGTTTTCCTGCTGATTTCCTGGCCAATCTTGCCGTTGACGCGAGCATTCTTTCGTTGGTACAAGCCCGCTGTTTGCGACCCGCCATGCGCTTGCGCGTGGGGTATGCACGTCGAGAAGCATCGAGCCACCAGATGAACGCCACTCCAACTCCAGCAGTTGCCAAACCGAGCATTGTCGCTCGGTTGCGCTCGCTTCCTGGACTGGCATTCTCGCTCGTAAAGAAGTTTTTGGGCTGGGTGCGCCAGAATCCCAAGCTTGGTATTCCGGTCGCTACACTCGCTGTTGCCGCGATTATCGGCAT
This window of the Pirellula staleyi DSM 6068 genome carries:
- a CDS encoding SDR family oxidoreductase, coding for MTDTTLPKIALVTGARGGIGQAVVQGLVARGYVVYGGGRNLEQTAAAIQPLGARAIELDPTNLESTAAAIETIATEHGTLHAAAHCVGSLLLKPAHLTSAAEWDSVLLTNLTSAFYLLRSVVPKMTAGGSVVLVSSVAAQTGLANHEAIAAAKAGISGLARSAAASYAQRGIRVNAVAPGLTQTPLTTKLTASEPALKASIAMHPLGRLGQADDIASAICYLLSSDAAWVTGQVLGVDGGLGTVRPRG
- a CDS encoding zinc-dependent peptidase; translation: MLGNWFKRSRRAKLLSSPLASELLKSVEANIEVYSLLTPPQRVRLIECARIIAAEREWVGCRGLEVTDAMKLTVSAIASLLLLGTEGYYFERVPSFLLYPFAYRRPIQNREGGMIDETATILGEAHPHGSIVLSWPAVLAGGKHARDGENLVLHELAHHIDGLDGAVDGVPPLNSVTDARFYEEAFAREFSAHQDHVRQGIETLIDAYGATNRAEFFAVSTELFYEQPLAMRARHPDWYKCLTLVYSLDPAQWFEAGASTARVNISTSSRDDQHPMPVHSQHPHHEQHELSDDERAEAIASLPKLRTADQYFTRAVEWMEAAEWDVAEADLTHALALDPNDQETYVYRSRARCEQGLYDLALEDAEHALQLLPSDPEAIGCRGICRVAIGGEVTAGLADIKKAQAAKIDNDELWFFRAMAEVDLGDAAAAVKSFSKVIDRSPHDGEALAHRGLCYELLGQNSLAEADFARAQELGVEVSREDLDSDDPS
- a CDS encoding SDR family oxidoreductase encodes the protein MNLELKDQVAVVVGGASGIGLAIATSLAKEGAKVAILDRSPQGASEASRLAAEHGVMTTGIEVDATQFSTVKQAIAEVASQLGAIEHVVYAAGMGSGKFGFPFWNLDPADWPRVFEVNLMGAVNTAHACAPLLAEQKRGTMLFISSVAGQIGSPTDPPYSTAKAALISFAQIAAKDFAPLGVRVNTICPGMVQTPLNRSVWQSWNDLQPDDKKRSYEDWAGEKVKNVIPLKRWQTPDDVASLAVFLASARAANITGQTMNVDGGWVMHW
- the mdh gene encoding malate dehydrogenase — protein: MGRAKITIVGAGNVGATCAHWCAAAELGDIVLVDIPMTENMPKGKALDLMQSSPIVGFDSNVIGTTEYGPTAGSDVVVITAGIARKPGMSRDDLLSTNAKIVSSVAENIKATSPNAVVIVVSNPLDAMVQQVFKVLGFPAKRVCGQAGVLDTARYRTFLAMELGVSVEDVSALLMGGHGDTMVPMPSCTSVGGIPIRRLLSEEKLSAIVDRARNGGAEIVSLLKTGSAYYAPAAATAQMVEAIVKDKKRLIPCAAYCDKEYGVGGYYVGVPVILGAGGVEKIVELDLDSEEKAAFLKSVDAVKSLVATTTQLMGG
- a CDS encoding SelL-related redox protein, which produces MTISEKSKSPRTPSDRRDESCPLPARATPLPSSSPAPAWMFWMLRAAGIYNLVWGTLVILFPNQWFTLAGMEVPNYPQLWQCIGMIVGVYGIGYWVAASDPARHWPIVLVGFLGKVLGPIGFLQGAIAGTWPWIAGTVNITNDLIWLPGFAIALYYAAKINSGEKYASPAYSWDEALHDVRFASGKTLEELSAKQDLLLLFVRHAGCTFCREMLADLGQQRQAIEDRGVGTAVVHVSTEKSIAAMLARYGLAHTDQLSDPDRRMFRTFELKRGAFWQLLGPRIWWRGFKAAILSGHGFGTMEGDGFQMPGVFLIRDGRIIASFRHELASDRPDYMKIVLSAQRM
- a CDS encoding alpha/beta hydrolase-fold protein is translated as MNRLSIDANTPASSPAATAQVSQPLARIAERRATPHSLLTPMHYEPGYAYPLVIWLHSDGGDEHEVETVMPLVSERNYVAVGLRGTDSRGKHRGYKWTQDFLSIHHAQQRMFDAVEQATERYNINQERVFIAGYGCGGTMALRLALQFPNLFAGAVSLGGSFPRGTAPLANLEQARKLPMMIAHARDSRTYTVDHLCDELRLFHAAGLAMSLRQYPCGDELTTQMLHDFDVWMMEQVTGMSSTSDNSMCEMPGDHN
- the sucD gene encoding succinate--CoA ligase subunit alpha; the protein is MSILINKNTRVICQGITGKAGAFHTKGCKEYGTNMVGGVTPGKSGETVEGLPVFDTVKEAVDKTGANATMIFVPAAYTADAILEALDAGIEVIAAITEGVPVIDMVRVYELVRASKSVLIGPNCPGLITPGECKIGIMPGYIHKPGNVGIMSRSGTLTYEAVWQTTGLGLGQSTCVGLGGDPIVGTNYIDLFKLYEADPQTEAILMIGEIGGTAEEEAAAYVKAHVTKPVAAFIAGRTAPPGRRMGHAGAIISGGKGTAAEKVAALEDAGIEVADSPATMGEAVQRAIAKKKK
- the sucC gene encoding ADP-forming succinate--CoA ligase subunit beta yields the protein MKIHEYQGKELFRKAGVAVLRGKVARTPEEAAAAFTELGGPIAVVKAQIHAGGRGKGTTKENSAQRGVQLVKSAEEAATVARNLIGKTLVTIQTGEEGKVVNQVFVEEGCKIARELYLGIVLDRAAAKPVLMVSTEGGVEIETVAHDTPEKIFKEHFDPHVGLLPYQVRKLCVLLGIKGASVASADKFMRALCKLWVQLDCAMVEINPLVITEAGDLVALDAKVAFDDNAMFRHKDLAELRDLTEEDPAEVRASNTGLSYVKLDGNIGCLVNGAGLAMSTMDIIKLHGGEPANFLDVGGGANEAQVTEAFRIILSDKNVKGILVNIFGGIARCTTIASAIVAASKAVGFNVPLVVRLEGTEVEEGKKILRESGVKLIAADGLTDAAIKIVEAAKNA